One Streptosporangium sp. NBC_01495 DNA window includes the following coding sequences:
- a CDS encoding serine hydrolase domain-containing protein — translation MTGLTRRRLLQVGAGAVPAFALGTEPARAAEPLVSGVVPAALKRFDDVMKKYIAEREIGCAQLAVARNGKILLARGYGTYSVRTVEGQPVLARVQPTSLFRVASLSKHITSAASMRLVQDGKLSLSAPVTTLLGLSAAADPRLAKVTVLRLMQHLGGWDSAVSKDRLWLDHTISAALDVPLPISHADIIRYSTARPLDFEPGSKMVYSNYGYALLGRIIEKVSGTDYESYVKQRLLAPAGVTRMRLGRSLRLGSPTSEVNYVSKYTNKSVVDDSGTVVPYPYGGFNMPNQDANGGWIASAVDMVKFAMVFDAAGPVLNAASIAKMFAKPEIGVNSGGSWYGGGWWVRTSGSSINTWHSGSMPGTFTYLARLSGGISYCATFNRREEEGTPDFGVIDPLLSQTARAVTSWPTADLTSKYF, via the coding sequence ATGACCGGGCTCACACGCCGCCGGCTCCTCCAGGTGGGCGCCGGGGCCGTGCCCGCCTTCGCCCTGGGTACCGAGCCCGCTCGGGCGGCCGAGCCGCTCGTCAGCGGGGTCGTCCCGGCGGCGCTGAAGCGCTTCGACGACGTGATGAAGAAGTACATCGCGGAGCGCGAGATCGGCTGCGCGCAGCTCGCGGTCGCGCGCAACGGCAAGATCCTGCTGGCGCGGGGGTACGGGACGTACTCGGTGCGCACCGTCGAGGGCCAGCCGGTCCTGGCGCGCGTGCAGCCGACCTCGCTGTTCCGCGTCGCCAGCCTGAGCAAGCACATCACGTCGGCCGCGAGCATGCGGCTGGTCCAGGACGGCAAGCTCAGTCTCTCGGCCCCGGTCACCACGCTGCTCGGGCTCTCGGCGGCGGCCGACCCCAGGCTGGCCAAGGTGACCGTGCTGAGACTCATGCAGCACCTGGGTGGCTGGGACAGCGCCGTCTCCAAGGACCGGCTCTGGCTGGACCACACGATCTCCGCCGCGCTCGACGTGCCGCTGCCGATCAGCCACGCGGACATCATCCGCTACTCCACAGCCCGCCCCCTCGATTTCGAGCCCGGCTCCAAGATGGTCTACAGCAACTACGGCTACGCGCTGCTGGGGCGGATCATCGAGAAGGTCTCCGGCACGGACTACGAGTCGTACGTCAAGCAGAGGCTCCTCGCGCCCGCCGGGGTCACCCGGATGAGGCTCGGCCGCAGCCTGCGGCTGGGGTCGCCCACGAGCGAGGTGAACTACGTCTCGAAGTACACCAACAAGTCCGTCGTGGACGACTCCGGCACCGTCGTGCCGTACCCCTACGGCGGTTTCAACATGCCCAACCAGGACGCCAACGGCGGCTGGATCGCCTCGGCGGTCGACATGGTGAAGTTCGCCATGGTCTTCGACGCCGCCGGTCCGGTGCTGAACGCCGCCTCGATCGCCAAGATGTTCGCGAAGCCGGAGATCGGCGTCAACTCCGGCGGTTCCTGGTACGGCGGTGGCTGGTGGGTCCGGACCTCGGGCAGCAGCATCAACACCTGGCACTCGGGCTCGATGCCCGGCACGTTCACCTACCTGGCCCGGCTGAGCGGCGGGATCTCCTACTGCGCCACGTTCAACCGCCGAGAGGAGGAGGGCACGCCCGACTTCGGGGTGATCGACCCGCTCCTCAGCCAGACGGCCCGCGCGGTGACCTCGTGGCCGACGGCCGACCTCACCTCGAAGTACTTCTGA
- a CDS encoding alpha/beta fold hydrolase: MAQVISRDGTPIVHDRAGRGPAVILVGGGLDDGSENAPLVPELAEDFTVVNYSRRGRGESGDTRPYALEREIEDLAALIAAAGGSAHLFGASSGGALALEAAAAGLPIGRVAVYDVPYSIGDDAVQTWRDYRTRLRAALDGGRREEALSLFMRLAGSSDDDIAAASTSPMWPALRDLAHTLAYDAACLGDGPPPVTRLATITQPTLVATGAGLAPQMAGLRVDFFGQAADVITSHVPGAERLVIDVHEHVVDPKILAPVLTRFLLA; the protein is encoded by the coding sequence ATGGCACAGGTGATATCGCGTGACGGCACACCGATCGTCCATGACCGGGCCGGCCGCGGTCCGGCCGTCATCCTGGTGGGTGGCGGCCTGGACGACGGCTCGGAGAACGCACCCCTCGTCCCGGAGCTGGCGGAGGATTTCACGGTCGTCAACTACAGCCGCCGCGGCCGGGGGGAAAGTGGCGACACGCGGCCGTACGCGCTGGAACGCGAGATCGAGGATCTCGCGGCGTTGATCGCCGCGGCCGGCGGTTCCGCGCACCTGTTCGGCGCCTCCTCCGGCGGCGCCCTCGCACTGGAAGCCGCGGCGGCGGGGCTGCCGATCGGCAGGGTCGCGGTGTACGACGTGCCCTACAGCATCGGTGACGACGCCGTCCAGACGTGGCGCGACTACCGCACGCGGCTGCGGGCGGCGCTCGACGGCGGGCGGCGCGAGGAGGCGCTCTCGCTGTTCATGCGGCTGGCGGGTTCGTCGGACGACGACATCGCCGCGGCGAGCACCTCCCCGATGTGGCCGGCGCTGCGCGACCTCGCGCACACCCTCGCCTACGACGCCGCCTGCCTGGGAGACGGGCCCCCGCCCGTCACCCGGCTGGCGACGATCACCCAGCCGACGCTGGTGGCCACCGGCGCGGGCCTCGCCCCCCAGATGGCCGGGCTGCGGGTCGACTTCTTCGGCCAGGCCGCCGACGTGATCACCTCCCACGTCCCCGGCGCCGAGCGTCTGGTCATCGACGTGCACGAGCACGTGGTCGACCCGAAGATCCTCGCCCCCGTCCTCACCCGCTTCCTCCTGGCCTGA
- a CDS encoding DUF6343 family protein, which translates to MDEKTGTHDHPRSALNLRLFLAIFGLVVCAALAILSAWAGITALAVSLAVLAAVAVVDIMVLTIRIARRRRSGERHTLFE; encoded by the coding sequence ATGGACGAGAAGACAGGAACGCATGATCATCCGAGGAGCGCGCTGAATCTGCGGCTTTTCCTGGCGATCTTCGGTCTGGTGGTGTGCGCGGCTCTGGCGATCCTCTCGGCGTGGGCCGGGATCACCGCGCTCGCCGTGAGCCTGGCCGTACTGGCGGCCGTCGCCGTCGTGGACATCATGGTGCTCACGATCCGGATCGCCCGCAGGCGCCGGAGTGGTGAACGACACACCCTGTTCGAATAG
- a CDS encoding SPW repeat protein, translated as MTRPASLEQHPDLIEMRERYERAGSSSIAQVIDGLGLLAGLYLAISPWVVGFNGLSRLSVSNIVTGIAVAALAIALASAYGRTYGISWVVPVIGIWTIVSPWITGSATRGSIWNNVVTGIVILLLGLGAVAVGSKRMPGMSPRRDVPHRGDTSNRSDMPNMPNRPDIPHRP; from the coding sequence ATGACGAGACCTGCAAGCCTGGAACAACATCCCGATCTCATCGAAATGCGGGAAAGGTACGAACGAGCGGGCTCCAGCTCGATAGCCCAGGTCATCGACGGACTGGGCCTCCTGGCGGGCCTGTACCTGGCGATCTCTCCCTGGGTGGTCGGTTTCAACGGCCTGTCCAGGCTCTCCGTGAGCAACATCGTCACCGGCATCGCGGTCGCCGCCCTGGCCATCGCCCTCGCGTCCGCCTACGGCAGGACGTACGGGATCAGCTGGGTCGTGCCGGTCATCGGAATCTGGACCATAGTGTCGCCCTGGATCACCGGCTCGGCGACGAGGGGAAGCATCTGGAACAACGTCGTCACCGGTATCGTCATCCTCCTGCTCGGCCTGGGAGCCGTGGCGGTGGGCTCGAAGAGGATGCCCGGCATGTCTCCGAGGAGAGACGTCCCTCACCGGGGAGACACCTCCAACAGGTCGGACATGCCGAACATGCCCAACAGGCCGGACATACCCCACAGGCCCTAG